One stretch of Natronolimnobius baerhuensis DNA includes these proteins:
- a CDS encoding single-stranded-DNA-specific exonuclease RecJ, with amino-acid sequence MAGPIPELEERATRCAQRLCEADRVLLASHIDADGLTSGAIATQALERASIPVETIFEKQLDDDAIAAIAATEYDTVCFTDFGSGQLDSIAEHEDAGAFTPIIADHHQPADSDTEYHLNPLLFGIDGASELSGAGASYVLARALADVADETGLATDGGTSGATTDTATDARADNRDLAALAVVGAVGDMQASGGKLQGANEKIVAEGVDAGVLETGKDLALYGKQTRPLPKLLEYASDVHIPGISNNEAGALQFLEDLDLELKADGEWRRWSGLTNDEKQTVASALVRKAVSTGVPAGKIDGLVGTAYVLSEEPVGTELRDASEFSTLLNATARYERADVGLGVCLGDREGALEQARTLLRNHRRNLSEGITLITNEGVTHEEHVQWFDAGDRIRETIVGIVAGMAMGNDGVSHSKPIFAFAAKNDEETKVSARGTHNLVRQGLDLSSVMSEASQAVGGDGGGHNVAAGATVPAGEESEFIEHANELVGEQLG; translated from the coding sequence ATGGCCGGGCCGATTCCCGAACTCGAGGAGCGAGCGACGCGTTGTGCACAGCGGCTGTGTGAGGCCGACCGCGTCCTGCTGGCCTCGCATATCGACGCCGACGGACTCACGAGCGGCGCAATCGCAACGCAGGCACTCGAGCGCGCGTCGATTCCCGTCGAAACCATTTTCGAGAAGCAACTCGACGACGACGCAATTGCCGCGATTGCGGCGACTGAGTACGACACTGTCTGCTTTACTGACTTCGGGAGCGGCCAACTCGATAGTATCGCCGAACACGAAGACGCAGGCGCATTTACGCCGATCATCGCCGACCACCACCAGCCCGCCGACAGCGACACGGAGTATCACCTCAATCCACTGCTGTTCGGCATCGACGGTGCCTCCGAACTTTCCGGTGCGGGCGCGAGTTACGTCCTCGCTCGGGCGCTCGCAGACGTTGCAGACGAAACCGGCCTTGCGACCGACGGCGGCACTTCGGGTGCAACGACAGACACAGCGACCGATGCTCGCGCCGACAACCGCGACCTCGCCGCACTGGCCGTCGTCGGCGCTGTCGGCGACATGCAAGCGTCCGGCGGCAAACTCCAGGGCGCAAACGAGAAAATCGTCGCTGAGGGTGTCGACGCCGGCGTCCTCGAGACCGGGAAGGACCTCGCACTCTATGGCAAACAGACCCGGCCGCTCCCGAAACTCCTCGAGTACGCAAGCGATGTCCACATTCCAGGCATTTCGAACAACGAGGCAGGAGCACTCCAGTTTCTCGAGGATCTCGACCTCGAACTCAAAGCCGACGGCGAGTGGCGACGGTGGTCCGGGCTGACCAACGACGAGAAACAGACTGTCGCGAGCGCGCTCGTCCGAAAGGCCGTCTCGACAGGCGTTCCCGCGGGCAAAATCGACGGCCTCGTCGGCACTGCCTACGTGCTGAGCGAGGAACCCGTCGGCACCGAACTGCGCGATGCAAGCGAGTTTTCGACCCTGCTCAATGCGACCGCTCGCTACGAGCGCGCCGACGTCGGTCTCGGGGTCTGTCTCGGCGACCGGGAGGGCGCACTCGAGCAAGCCCGAACGTTGCTTCGAAATCACCGCCGAAACCTCTCGGAAGGGATCACCCTCATCACGAACGAAGGCGTCACCCACGAGGAACACGTCCAGTGGTTCGACGCCGGCGACCGCATCCGCGAGACTATCGTCGGCATCGTCGCCGGCATGGCAATGGGCAACGACGGCGTCAGCCACTCGAAACCGATCTTCGCGTTCGCCGCGAAAAACGACGAGGAGACGAAGGTTTCAGCGCGTGGCACGCACAATCTGGTCCGACAGGGACTCGATCTCTCGAGCGTGATGAGCGAGGCGTCACAGGCTGTCGGCGGCGACGGCGGCGGTCACAACGTGGCGGCCGGGGCAACGGTTCCCGCAGGCGAAGAATCCGAGTTCATCGAGCATGCCAACGAACTCGTTGGCGAGCAACTGGGTTAG
- a CDS encoding DUF5783 family protein yields MADFDPEKFEDKYANYFPELQQAYKNAFNRMNDQYDSELVHAIDQQVLNESEPFYDGNGEFTIELPDNPYGRLSGIVVEQDRFEELLEIHVGEIETELERIFEFQ; encoded by the coding sequence ATGGCTGACTTCGACCCCGAGAAATTCGAAGACAAGTACGCCAACTACTTCCCCGAACTCCAGCAGGCGTATAAAAACGCGTTCAACCGCATGAACGACCAATACGACTCCGAACTCGTCCATGCAATCGATCAACAAGTTCTCAATGAGAGCGAGCCCTTTTATGACGGAAACGGCGAGTTCACCATCGAACTCCCCGATAATCCCTACGGGCGACTATCAGGTATCGTCGTCGAGCAAGACCGCTTCGAGGAACTCCTCGAGATCCACGTCGGCGAAATCGAAACTGAACTCGAGCGTATTTTCGAGTTCCAATAG
- a CDS encoding iron-sulfur cluster biogenesis protein NfuA, whose protein sequence is MSTETQNDGDDLEERVSNFLRRNFPQIQMHGGSAAIQDIDRESGEVTIALGGACSGCGISPMTIQAIKSRMVKEIPEIEKVNAHTGMDGGMGGESGGGGMEPSFPGETVDDDGAADEGPEAPF, encoded by the coding sequence ATGAGTACCGAGACCCAGAACGACGGGGACGACCTCGAGGAGCGCGTTTCGAACTTCCTGCGGCGAAACTTCCCGCAGATTCAGATGCACGGCGGTAGCGCGGCAATTCAGGATATCGACCGCGAGAGCGGCGAAGTCACCATCGCACTGGGCGGTGCCTGCAGTGGCTGTGGTATCTCGCCAATGACGATTCAGGCGATTAAGAGCCGAATGGTCAAAGAAATCCCCGAAATCGAGAAGGTCAACGCCCACACTGGGATGGACGGCGGCATGGGCGGCGAGAGCGGTGGCGGTGGCATGGAGCCGTCGTTCCCCGGCGAAACCGTCGATGACGACGGTGCAGCCGACGAAGGTCCTGAGGCCCCGTTCTAA
- a CDS encoding PHP-associated domain-containing protein: MTSQIPFAIDFHVHSDDSYDGHEPIELVLEHAADIGLDGVVITDHDEIGESLRAAEIAPEYGLVGIPGVEVSTRHGHLLAIGVEERPEPGQPFMETVETVRELGGIAVVPHPFQRSRHGVRKRHIQDADAIETYNSMLFTGYRNRRARTFARRRAYPEIGASDAHYLPNVGKAYTEILVEPTADTPTKAEIDGDDLVDAILEGRTQIRGKRTPVHKSTVQYAKGAVRKSTYLLTSRAPLIPTVPASMDRS, encoded by the coding sequence ATGACGTCTCAGATTCCGTTTGCAATCGATTTCCACGTTCACTCTGACGATTCTTACGACGGACACGAACCGATTGAACTCGTGTTAGAACACGCAGCTGATATCGGTCTTGATGGGGTCGTCATCACCGATCACGACGAGATCGGCGAATCCCTCCGTGCTGCCGAAATCGCCCCTGAGTACGGACTTGTCGGCATTCCCGGTGTTGAGGTCTCGACCAGACACGGCCATCTTCTGGCAATCGGTGTCGAGGAACGGCCTGAACCCGGCCAGCCGTTCATGGAGACCGTCGAAACGGTCCGGGAACTCGGCGGCATCGCTGTTGTCCCCCATCCGTTCCAGCGCAGTCGCCACGGCGTCAGAAAACGTCATATTCAGGATGCCGATGCCATCGAAACGTACAACTCGATGCTCTTTACCGGCTATCGTAACCGTCGCGCTCGAACGTTTGCTCGCCGTCGAGCATACCCCGAAATCGGTGCCAGCGATGCACACTACCTGCCAAACGTCGGCAAAGCCTACACCGAAATCCTCGTTGAACCTACTGCAGACACGCCGACGAAAGCCGAGATCGACGGTGACGACCTCGTCGACGCCATCCTCGAGGGGCGGACCCAGATTCGTGGCAAGCGCACGCCGGTCCACAAGAGCACGGTACAGTACGCCAAGGGAGCGGTCCGAAAATCGACGTATCTGCTCACCTCGCGTGCACCACTGATCCCGACCGTTCCGGCGTCGATGGATCGGTCCTAA